The following proteins are encoded in a genomic region of Asterias amurensis chromosome 5, ASM3211899v1:
- the LOC139937518 gene encoding WD repeat, SAM and U-box domain-containing protein 1-like: MATLLHTLKSHSSDVNCCSFSATTLASCSGDKSIRLWSLDTFQELSISPLLGHAYYVHWVRFSPFGTILASCSTDGKVILWDARTGETLAVLQHPSRGIIRVCEFSPNSEMLLTGGADSVVCLWNVQTKKMMRTFEGHDNVITACVFTPESSFVVSACASGDLRIWDALYGQVKPLYFDPECHDLGVSGLAISPTFGSADPNAEINNDRRAYLLASCGGDNLVKLWDLIVFPACKTKVRCSLPGHTAKVMSVSFSSDGSVLASGAVDKIVIVWDPLEGKMLYTLEDHSRYVTTVTFSPDGRYLASGSNDRTVKVWRLHTAGEFATAPLSTETGTASTSLEATAPQLQNLLLEWSVNDVCDWLKALGLEDYQSSFRDNQIDGQELQALNTDTLVNDLGVKALGHRQKILRGIQTIREKGNGAIPTDDGIPDEYLCPITRELMKDPVIAADGYSYERSSIEAWVRGNKTSPMTNSPLVHANLTPNRSLKMIIQRLYNL, translated from the exons ATGGCAACCTTGCTTCATACTCTGAAGTCCCACAGCTCTGACGTTAACTGCTGCTCATTCTCAGCAACCACCTTAGCCTCCTGTTCTGGTGACAAGTCAATCCGACTCTGGAGTCTCGATACGTTTCAAGAGCTTTCTATCTCCCCTCTGCTTGGCCATGCCTACTATGTCCATTGGGTTAGGTTTAGTCCCTTTGGTACAATTCTAGCGTCATGCTCGACAGACGGCAAGGTGATATTGTGGGATGCGAGGACGGGGGAGACACTGGCAGTCCTCCAGCATCCCAGCAGAGGAATCATTAGAGTTTGTGAGTTCTCACCAAACTCTGAGATGTTACTGACGGGAGGAGCGGATAGTGTCGTCTGTTTGTGGAACGTTCAGACTAAGAAGATGATGAG AACCTTTGAAGGCCATGATAATGTCATCACAGCCTGTGTTTTTACTCCCGAGAGCTCTTTTGTTGTATCAGCGTGTGCCTCTGGTGATCTTCGCATATGGGACGCCCTCTATGGGCAGGTTAAGCCGCTTTACTTTGACCCAGAATGCCACGAccttggtgtttctggtttggCCATCTCACCAACGTTTGGCTCAGCAG ATCCTAATGCTGAGATTAACAATGATCGAAGAGCCTACCTTCTAGCTTCTTGTGGCGGAGATAACCTCGTTAAACTCTGGGACCTCATTGTTTTCCCAG CTTGTAAGACCAAAGTGCGATGCAGTCTTCCAGGTCATACAGCCAAGGTCATGTCGGTATCCTTTTCATCTGATGGTAGCGTTTTGGCTTCAGG agctGTAGATAAAATTGTCATCGTATGGGATCCG CTTGAAGGAAAGATGCTGTACACTCTTGAGGATCATTCTCG TTATGTGACAACAGTTACTTTCTCCCCTGATGGACGATATCTGGCTAGTGGCTCTAATGACAGAACAGTCAAAGTGTGGAGACTACACACTGCTGGAGAGTTTGCTACAGCGCCCCTCTCAA CTGAAACTGGGACGGCCAGCACTTCCCTTGAGGCTACAGCTCCTCAACTTCAGAACCTACTCCTGGAGTGGTCCGTCAACGATGTCTGTGATTGGCTAAAAGCACTGGGCTTGGAGGACTACCAAAGCAGTTTCCGTGACAACCAAATTGATGGGCAGGAGTTACAGGCCCTGAACACCGACACGCTAGTCAATGATCTTGGAGTCA AGGCTCTTGGGCATCGGCAGAAAATTCTACGGGGAATTCAAACAATTCGAGAAAAAGGAAATGGTGCTATCCCCACAG ATGATGGCATTCCTGATGAATATCTCTGTCCAATCACAAGAGAGCTCATGAAAGATCCAGTTATTGCTGCTG ATGGTTATTCCTATGAGAGGTCATCTATTGAGGCATGGGTCCGAGGCAACAAAACCAGCCCCATGACCAACTCACCTCTTGTACATGCCAACCTCACTCCCAACCGAAGCCTTAAAATGATCATTCAAAGATTATATAATCTGTAA